The Clostridia bacterium genome includes a region encoding these proteins:
- the rnhA gene encoding ribonuclease HI, whose product MEMTRPHVEIFTDGACSGNPGAGGWGAVLRYNDREKELAGGEKETTNNRMELTAVIEALSVLKKPCRVTLTTDSQYVANAVGQRWVYSWQAKNWRKADGKPALNVDLWQKLLPLLETHDVEFVWIRGHNGHPENERCDALAVAETAKQK is encoded by the coding sequence ATGGAAATGACGCGTCCGCACGTTGAAATATTCACCGACGGCGCCTGCTCCGGAAATCCGGGCGCGGGCGGATGGGGAGCTGTCCTGCGGTATAACGACAGGGAAAAGGAGCTCGCCGGCGGCGAAAAGGAAACGACGAACAACCGTATGGAGCTGACCGCAGTCATTGAGGCGCTCTCCGTGCTGAAAAAACCGTGCAGGGTAACGCTTACGACGGATTCGCAGTACGTTGCCAACGCCGTCGGGCAGCGATGGGTCTACTCTTGGCAGGCAAAGAATTGGCGCAAAGCGGACGGGAAACCGGCACTGAACGTCGACCTTTGGCAAAAACTGCTCCCGCTTCTCGAAACGCACGACGTCGAATTCGTCTGGATCCGCGGCCACAACGGCCACCCGGAAAACGAGCGGTGCGACGCTCTCGCGGTCGCGGAAACCGCTAAACAAAAGTGA